One part of the Vibrio hyugaensis genome encodes these proteins:
- a CDS encoding PAAR domain-containing protein: MGKPAAVLGSHHVCPDKTGKIPHQGGPVAAGSSNVKITGIPAARQGDKLVCVGPPDSVSSGSSSVKINGKPAARLGDSTAHGGKIVAGVSTVLIGG, translated from the coding sequence ATGGGTAAGCCAGCAGCCGTCTTAGGAAGTCATCACGTCTGTCCTGATAAAACTGGAAAAATTCCACACCAAGGTGGCCCTGTGGCGGCCGGGTCTTCAAACGTAAAAATCACAGGCATTCCAGCTGCACGACAGGGAGACAAGCTTGTGTGTGTAGGACCTCCTGATAGTGTTTCTTCGGGCTCTTCTAGCGTTAAGATCAATGGAAAACCGGCTGCAAGACTTGGCGACTCAACTGCCCATGGTGGGAAAATTGTTGCTGGCGTCTCTACGGTTCTCATTGGGGGATAA
- a CDS encoding RHS repeat-associated core domain-containing protein, whose translation MNAQRIVKLTTLDGEVYLFSPQQYYVGKQETFSSIRTAEVFVERFHYSALDDLIEIASWSTARVSFSDEFAELTEEQVYSSLAASLFEQTLFAFQTPKQAPTTFYPNTEVPVQLLARTIDNSAQEQDENVSKTGSQSSNLPQNESSKTHVKAGDPVSLVTGEENLTLTDIQLSFGLEWQRTYRSSFSDKSTVLGFGWRHNYQYELNDVVDEKAKVIGWLFMDEMGDTILFPPVSQGEVSYQVYADATCQHHETGFRLVTLNGNVQIKFVRVENLWLASEIRLGSMKQVSLEYSRNHRITQINVNRQPRLELQYNKQGLLVEIRHPKTQATLAEYQYDNALCLCSSRDEFSLLESYQYNETKLLIKRTRSTGFSHYFEWEGNGPSAKCLNNWGDEGVYRYTFEFKLNQSKVTDPRGYTWRYKHNEHGKLLESESPESRRWTYEYDSGGRLVGEVTPDGSYVTYTHNRFGQVKSKLHSSGATEHFEYNEFGFCIKHQFPDGEAIEKQFNALGQLVWQQNKDGQQERHRFDKYGRQVEQISNTGASTQWWWNDLHQLRAKKTNHSLIRYSYDETDRINGIAYPEGLVCGLERNESNLLSRLYFQNSQDEILREHRYEYDDFGRVKRICTPRGSTLINWSELAQPTEIVKADQSTLSFAYDVERNLKTIERSDGCKYEFEYTPDGQISQTINFDQVQTNYTYDQAERLSQILTRNGRVSFQYDELGRITKVNAHGKSRGVEDHYQHTLGGKLIRAHNRFSNVSYTYSGTKLVSEEQGRFSIANQYQDNGLLRSQCYDDGTEVMYEYDQFGTVCGLTIRSNGSERKDSITFEYDELQRLLRITYGGGQEQKEFDGIGRLKRQTWTGFERKYHFNAQHFLSLIIDSEKGPQHYQYDELGHLERIKTETSEESYVYDSFGNFNDESVQREHDRLIEYHGIRYDYDELGNRTSSQGNGLEQHCAYDAKGQLISVESEGHLCQFEYDALGRRTKKISENGTTEFIWQGSYLIGEYSRSGYRWYLYQPSSFIPLAVIENGDCYFFQCNQIGTPERLVDSNGQVVWEAEYDTFGFAHVGIETVINNLRLQGQYFDIETGLHYNLARYYDPQIGRFIQPDPLGLLGGTNHYQFAPNPVSWVDPLGLCAKEDTPTVLAGHNDNSPERAVYEKSVAKITGPTIEELIADPTLQGLKPVNIDPMSMMVEGIEDMIDAGKAFIDTPSFANATNIAISAIPGRYAEKVVKRPKRFADDSKLISHFEKHGAEFDAKSADEYLSMARKVMQDGIKVQYPYKGEVRTGFVQLMGTNRKGQAKFAFVGTNGQGQITTLHTKSGKDFWKTLNSNSKEKVIRPVE comes from the coding sequence ATGAACGCACAAAGGATTGTTAAGCTCACAACGCTCGATGGCGAAGTTTATTTATTTTCCCCACAGCAGTACTACGTCGGTAAGCAAGAGACGTTCAGCTCTATTAGAACTGCGGAAGTTTTTGTGGAGCGCTTTCATTACTCTGCGCTTGACGACTTAATAGAAATCGCATCTTGGTCTACCGCGAGAGTGAGTTTTTCTGATGAGTTTGCTGAACTCACAGAAGAGCAAGTCTATAGCAGTCTTGCTGCAAGTCTATTTGAACAAACGTTGTTCGCTTTCCAAACTCCCAAACAAGCACCTACAACATTTTATCCGAACACAGAAGTTCCGGTGCAATTGCTTGCGCGAACAATAGATAACTCAGCGCAAGAGCAAGATGAAAACGTATCGAAGACCGGAAGTCAAAGTAGCAATCTCCCGCAAAATGAAAGCAGTAAAACACACGTCAAAGCTGGTGACCCCGTTTCGTTGGTAACCGGAGAGGAAAACTTAACGTTAACGGACATACAGCTTTCTTTTGGTTTGGAATGGCAGCGGACCTACCGCTCTTCGTTTTCGGATAAAAGTACCGTACTCGGTTTCGGCTGGCGGCATAATTATCAGTATGAACTGAATGACGTTGTTGATGAGAAAGCAAAAGTGATCGGCTGGCTCTTTATGGATGAGATGGGAGATACGATCTTATTTCCTCCTGTTTCTCAAGGAGAGGTTAGCTATCAAGTCTACGCTGACGCAACTTGCCAGCATCATGAAACCGGATTTAGGCTAGTTACCTTAAATGGCAATGTACAAATCAAGTTTGTCCGGGTCGAGAATCTTTGGTTAGCCAGTGAGATTCGTCTTGGATCTATGAAACAGGTAAGCCTTGAATACTCACGCAATCATCGTATTACTCAAATTAACGTCAACCGCCAACCAAGGCTAGAGTTACAATACAACAAGCAAGGATTGCTTGTTGAAATTCGCCACCCAAAAACTCAAGCCACATTGGCTGAGTATCAGTACGACAACGCCCTTTGTTTATGTAGTTCTAGGGATGAATTCAGTTTGCTTGAATCCTATCAATATAATGAGACGAAATTGCTCATTAAGCGAACGCGTTCAACGGGCTTTTCGCATTATTTCGAATGGGAAGGCAACGGACCTAGTGCCAAGTGTTTAAATAACTGGGGCGATGAAGGGGTTTATCGATATACCTTTGAGTTTAAGCTTAATCAATCAAAGGTAACAGATCCACGCGGCTATACATGGCGATACAAACACAATGAGCACGGCAAGTTGCTTGAAAGTGAAAGTCCTGAATCTAGGCGTTGGACATACGAATATGACTCGGGCGGCCGCTTGGTTGGTGAGGTTACGCCAGATGGAAGCTATGTAACTTACACCCACAACCGGTTTGGCCAAGTAAAAAGTAAGCTGCATTCATCGGGTGCGACGGAGCATTTTGAATATAACGAGTTCGGCTTTTGTATAAAGCACCAATTTCCTGATGGCGAAGCCATTGAAAAGCAATTTAACGCATTAGGTCAACTAGTCTGGCAGCAAAACAAAGATGGCCAGCAAGAAAGACATCGATTTGATAAATATGGGCGACAAGTCGAGCAAATCTCAAATACCGGAGCGAGTACGCAATGGTGGTGGAATGACTTACACCAACTTCGAGCAAAGAAGACCAATCATAGCTTAATTCGTTATAGCTATGATGAAACCGATCGTATCAATGGAATTGCGTATCCTGAAGGACTTGTTTGTGGTTTAGAGCGGAACGAGAGTAATTTGCTCTCTCGCCTATATTTTCAAAACTCGCAAGATGAAATCTTACGTGAACATCGTTATGAATACGATGATTTTGGGCGAGTAAAACGCATTTGTACACCACGTGGTAGCACATTAATCAATTGGAGTGAACTTGCTCAACCGACCGAGATTGTCAAAGCTGACCAGAGCACTCTCTCATTTGCGTACGATGTGGAAAGGAACCTGAAAACCATTGAGCGTTCTGATGGTTGTAAGTACGAGTTTGAATACACACCTGATGGTCAAATCAGCCAAACAATTAACTTTGATCAAGTGCAAACCAACTACACCTATGATCAAGCTGAACGATTAAGCCAAATTTTGACTCGTAATGGGCGCGTCTCTTTCCAGTATGACGAACTTGGTCGAATCACAAAAGTAAATGCCCATGGTAAAAGTCGTGGTGTAGAGGACCATTACCAACACACGTTAGGCGGCAAGTTAATCCGCGCACATAACCGTTTTTCGAACGTTTCCTATACGTATTCAGGTACGAAATTGGTAAGTGAAGAGCAGGGACGCTTTTCTATCGCCAATCAATATCAAGATAACGGTTTACTTCGTTCTCAATGTTATGACGACGGCACAGAGGTGATGTATGAGTATGATCAGTTCGGTACAGTATGTGGATTAACGATTCGTTCAAACGGTTCTGAAAGAAAAGACTCAATCACGTTTGAATACGATGAATTGCAACGTTTATTGAGAATCACGTATGGCGGGGGGCAAGAGCAAAAGGAGTTCGATGGGATAGGTCGCTTAAAACGTCAAACATGGACTGGCTTCGAGCGTAAATACCATTTCAACGCACAGCATTTTCTGTCGCTTATCATCGACAGTGAAAAGGGCCCCCAGCATTATCAATATGATGAGCTTGGCCACCTAGAAAGAATAAAGACGGAAACCTCGGAAGAATCATACGTCTATGACAGTTTTGGCAACTTTAATGACGAAAGTGTTCAGCGAGAACATGACCGTCTTATTGAATATCATGGCATCAGGTACGATTACGATGAACTCGGTAACAGAACCAGTAGTCAAGGTAATGGACTAGAGCAGCACTGTGCTTACGATGCTAAAGGGCAATTGATTAGTGTCGAAAGCGAAGGGCATTTATGCCAGTTTGAATACGACGCACTAGGCCGAAGAACTAAGAAAATCAGCGAAAATGGAACCACCGAATTTATTTGGCAAGGAAGTTACCTGATCGGCGAGTATTCTCGTTCCGGTTATCGGTGGTATCTATATCAACCAAGCAGTTTTATTCCACTTGCCGTTATTGAAAACGGGGATTGCTATTTCTTCCAATGCAATCAAATAGGAACCCCAGAACGCTTGGTGGACTCTAACGGGCAGGTAGTTTGGGAAGCAGAATACGATACCTTTGGGTTTGCTCACGTTGGCATCGAGACGGTTATAAACAACCTTCGCTTACAGGGGCAGTACTTCGATATTGAGACTGGTCTGCACTACAACTTAGCACGCTACTACGACCCTCAAATAGGTCGATTCATCCAACCCGATCCCCTAGGGCTTCTCGGTGGAACTAACCACTATCAATTTGCGCCAAATCCAGTTTCTTGGGTTGACCCCTTAGGTTTGTGTGCAAAAGAAGACACGCCGACAGTTCTTGCCGGGCATAATGATAATTCGCCTGAGAGAGCAGTGTATGAAAAATCAGTAGCTAAGATTACTGGACCAACGATTGAGGAGCTCATCGCAGATCCGACATTACAGGGACTTAAACCAGTCAATATAGATCCAATGTCGATGATGGTCGAAGGAATAGAAGATATGATAGACGCTGGTAAAGCGTTTATTGATACCCCTTCGTTTGCCAACGCAACAAATATAGCCATTTCTGCAATACCTGGTAGATATGCAGAAAAAGTTGTAAAGAGACCAAAAAGGTTTGCTGACGACTCAAAATTAATAAGCCACTTTGAAAAACATGGAGCTGAATTTGATGCTAAAAGTGCAGATGAGTACTTATCTATGGCTAGAAAAGTTATGCAAGATGGAATTAAAGTGCAGTATCCTTATAAAGGCGAAGTTAGAACAGGGTTTGTTCAATTAATGGGGACCAATAGAAAAGGCCAGGCTAAATTTGCTTTTGTAGGTACGAATGGTCAAGGACAAATAACAACGCTACATACCAAGAGTGGTAAGGATTTCTGGAAGACTCTAAACAGCAACTCCAAAGAAAAAGTTATAAGGCCCGTTGAATAA
- a CDS encoding exonuclease SbcCD subunit D produces the protein MKFIHTSDWHLGRQFHNVSLLDDQQAVLDQLIRYIESNPVDAVVVAGDIYDRSVPPTIAIELLNKVVKRICGELNTPMILISGNHDGAERLGFGSEQMKNAGLHIISNFEDMLTPVVIKTESAGQVAFYGMPYNDPEQVRFAYQEPVSTHDQAHKLLAEKITEQFQPEQRNVLVSHCFVDGAIESESERPLSIGGSDRVSHEHFLNFDYVALGHLHQPQKKGEEYIRYSGSLMKYSFGEQNQKKGFTLVEIDENGFVSAEHVDLTAPHEMRIIEGELEQVIEQGNTDPKNEDYLLVRLMDKHAILNPMEKLRAVYPNVLHLEKPGMLIGVEQEMAQAKLARSEIDMFRDFFSEAQDSQLSQEQDQAISDIIKQLSQQAL, from the coding sequence ATGAAGTTTATCCATACCTCAGATTGGCACCTCGGCCGACAGTTTCATAACGTCTCTTTGCTTGACGATCAGCAAGCGGTTCTTGACCAGTTAATCCGATACATTGAGAGCAACCCCGTTGATGCAGTGGTTGTTGCTGGCGATATTTATGACCGTTCTGTCCCACCAACTATTGCGATTGAACTACTTAACAAAGTAGTGAAGCGAATCTGTGGTGAGCTGAACACGCCGATGATTTTGATTTCTGGTAACCACGATGGAGCTGAACGCCTGGGTTTTGGTTCAGAACAGATGAAAAATGCGGGTCTCCACATTATCAGTAACTTTGAAGACATGCTTACTCCTGTTGTTATTAAAACCGAAAGCGCAGGGCAAGTTGCTTTTTATGGCATGCCTTATAACGATCCTGAGCAAGTCCGTTTTGCCTATCAAGAACCCGTTTCGACCCACGACCAAGCGCACAAGTTACTCGCTGAGAAAATCACTGAGCAGTTCCAACCAGAGCAACGCAACGTGTTAGTCAGCCACTGCTTTGTCGATGGTGCCATCGAGTCTGAATCTGAGCGTCCGCTTTCGATTGGTGGTTCCGACCGCGTCAGTCACGAGCATTTCCTCAACTTTGACTATGTAGCGTTGGGGCATTTGCATCAGCCACAGAAAAAAGGCGAAGAATACATTCGTTATTCTGGCTCATTGATGAAATACAGCTTTGGTGAACAAAACCAAAAGAAAGGTTTCACGCTGGTGGAAATCGACGAAAACGGGTTTGTTTCGGCAGAACATGTTGACCTTACTGCTCCCCATGAGATGCGAATCATTGAAGGTGAACTTGAACAAGTGATAGAGCAGGGGAATACCGATCCGAAAAACGAGGACTACTTGTTGGTACGTTTGATGGATAAGCACGCAATCTTAAACCCAATGGAAAAGCTACGTGCTGTTTACCCAAACGTTTTGCACCTAGAAAAGCCGGGCATGTTAATTGGTGTTGAGCAGGAAATGGCGCAAGCGAAGTTGGCGAGAAGTGAGATAGACATGTTCCGAGACTTCTTTTCGGAAGCGCAAGACAGCCAATTATCGCAAGAACAAGATCAAGCGATCAGTGACATCATCAAACAACTTTCTCAGCAAGCTCTGTAA
- a CDS encoding AAA family ATPase codes for MKPIKLTMQAFGPFAQTETIEFDKLGTNPLFLINGPTGSGKTSILDAICFALYGETTGNERQGIQMRCDMAAPTLLTEVTLEFSLHGKSYRVIRSPEQEAPKARGEGMTVRKHTAALYEITDEEKLITSKTTQVKTEVANIIGLNETQFRQVMVLPQGKFRELLLATSKEREEIFGQLFQTDIYKKIEYVLKDKASAISKAKDEFDNQIRGALQVAGVSSEAELTEQREALSVQFEIVQKQEQESLAQLNAVKTDLQKAEALSNEFKKREQAEIALKQHLEQSDAVSSRQLQLDNAKKASKVELPYVTLQNASKQTQELEQKVAKLSQDLTVANDAVKSKEGALQTAKEQAAQLPKLTEQQYQLEGMKGKLVEKSELEKAINAGLTQKSEFEATLKKYIALKEKLTLEAQQGQKSLDQARVDVASIGSVEAEIKQQQRLMQDLQKLTGLNQELAKLDALTLSKQASVDQAKARYIELQRSADTLELSWHNAQAAVLAQRLQAGEMCPVCGSVEHPQPAQFVGEEVTKDQVQNARNIEREGQVALNQLNNQLEQHNIATGQYKQQIEQLSVELGQNASIDLGALQVSMQQLNERLQQLSSINLVQLEQNVNELNQRCVTGEGKINDLQNQMAANESTVKVNQEQLAKLSASLDAKYSSLEVLEQDIAVIQKQIMDLNTSLEAAQNHLQQAVLAKTNIESQLTTNQQWLNEALDRLNTTKADWEQALQASAFEDEAQFLASKVDEAEMQVWQQEIDAFKQTQIKLEQTMADLSSELKDLALPDLEEFNVKLNIVQQGYVEARNQLDSTRSLFERLEKVRNDIATLHDKNTKLEDEYKVFGTLYDVASGKTGSRISLHRFVLGVLLDDVLIQASQRLSLMSKGRYILARKTEGFKGAAGRGLDLVVEDSYTGKTRDVATLSGGESFMAALALALGLSDVVQSYSGGIRLDTLFIDEGFGSLDPESLDLAIQTLVDLQQTGRMIGVISHVSELKEQMAQRIDVEPSRLGSTVSVKSQMAFDS; via the coding sequence ATGAAACCCATTAAACTGACAATGCAGGCTTTTGGTCCTTTTGCTCAAACAGAAACGATTGAATTCGACAAGCTGGGAACTAACCCTCTGTTTCTCATCAACGGTCCTACTGGTTCGGGTAAAACCTCAATTCTCGATGCGATTTGTTTTGCGCTTTATGGTGAAACGACAGGTAACGAGCGCCAAGGTATTCAAATGCGTTGCGATATGGCAGCGCCAACGTTATTGACCGAAGTGACGCTAGAGTTCTCTTTGCACGGCAAGTCTTATCGAGTGATTCGCTCACCAGAACAAGAAGCACCAAAGGCACGCGGTGAGGGCATGACGGTGCGTAAGCATACCGCAGCTTTGTATGAGATTACGGACGAAGAAAAGCTAATCACTAGCAAAACAACGCAAGTAAAGACGGAAGTGGCCAACATTATAGGCTTGAACGAAACTCAGTTCCGCCAAGTGATGGTGCTGCCACAAGGTAAGTTCCGAGAGTTGTTACTTGCGACGTCCAAAGAGCGGGAAGAGATCTTTGGTCAGCTATTCCAAACGGATATCTACAAGAAGATTGAATATGTGCTGAAAGACAAAGCGAGTGCCATTAGCAAAGCCAAAGACGAGTTTGATAACCAAATTCGAGGCGCACTGCAGGTAGCTGGTGTTTCTTCCGAAGCGGAGTTAACAGAGCAGCGTGAAGCGTTATCTGTTCAATTTGAAATCGTGCAAAAGCAAGAGCAAGAATCTTTGGCACAATTAAATGCGGTAAAAACTGATCTGCAAAAAGCAGAAGCATTGAGCAATGAGTTCAAAAAGCGCGAGCAAGCCGAAATTGCATTGAAGCAACATTTGGAACAGAGCGATGCTGTCTCATCACGCCAATTGCAGTTAGACAATGCGAAGAAGGCAAGCAAGGTTGAGTTGCCTTATGTCACGTTACAAAACGCCTCAAAGCAAACGCAAGAACTTGAGCAAAAGGTGGCTAAGCTTTCGCAAGATCTTACTGTGGCAAATGACGCGGTAAAATCCAAAGAAGGCGCATTGCAAACCGCGAAAGAACAAGCCGCACAATTGCCAAAACTGACAGAGCAGCAATACCAACTTGAAGGCATGAAAGGAAAGTTGGTTGAAAAGTCAGAGCTAGAGAAAGCCATTAATGCAGGTTTGACGCAAAAATCCGAGTTTGAAGCAACACTGAAGAAATATATCGCTCTTAAAGAGAAGTTAACGCTAGAGGCACAACAAGGTCAGAAGTCACTGGATCAAGCCCGAGTCGATGTTGCAAGTATTGGCAGTGTAGAGGCAGAGATAAAGCAGCAACAACGTTTGATGCAAGACCTACAGAAGCTCACTGGCTTAAACCAAGAGCTGGCGAAATTGGATGCGCTGACGCTTAGCAAACAAGCTTCGGTTGACCAAGCAAAAGCACGATACATAGAACTTCAGCGCTCAGCAGATACACTTGAATTGAGCTGGCACAATGCTCAAGCCGCTGTATTGGCTCAGCGCTTACAAGCTGGTGAAATGTGTCCGGTGTGCGGTAGTGTAGAACACCCTCAACCCGCTCAATTTGTTGGTGAAGAGGTCACTAAGGATCAAGTTCAAAACGCTCGAAATATAGAGCGAGAAGGGCAAGTTGCGCTTAACCAATTGAACAATCAGTTGGAGCAGCACAATATCGCAACTGGACAATACAAGCAGCAGATTGAGCAACTATCCGTTGAACTTGGTCAAAACGCATCAATAGATTTGGGCGCGTTACAAGTGTCCATGCAGCAGCTCAATGAACGCTTGCAGCAATTGTCATCGATTAACTTGGTTCAGTTGGAACAAAACGTCAATGAGTTAAACCAGCGCTGTGTTACTGGGGAAGGTAAGATCAATGATCTACAAAACCAGATGGCAGCGAATGAATCGACGGTGAAAGTGAATCAAGAGCAACTGGCTAAACTCTCAGCTTCGTTAGATGCTAAGTACTCGTCTCTTGAAGTTCTTGAGCAAGACATTGCTGTGATTCAAAAGCAAATTATGGATTTGAATACGTCATTAGAGGCTGCACAAAATCATTTGCAACAAGCGGTACTGGCAAAGACCAATATTGAAAGCCAGCTGACAACTAATCAACAGTGGTTGAATGAGGCACTAGATCGTTTGAACACCACCAAAGCTGATTGGGAGCAGGCTTTGCAGGCGAGCGCATTCGAGGATGAAGCGCAATTCCTAGCAAGTAAAGTTGATGAAGCCGAGATGCAGGTTTGGCAGCAAGAAATTGATGCGTTCAAACAAACTCAAATCAAGCTAGAACAAACTATGGCAGACTTGAGTTCAGAGTTGAAAGACTTGGCGTTGCCTGATTTAGAAGAGTTTAACGTTAAGTTAAACATTGTTCAGCAAGGTTACGTTGAAGCGCGTAATCAGCTTGATAGCACGCGATCTCTGTTTGAACGTCTAGAGAAAGTCCGTAATGACATCGCGACGTTACATGACAAGAACACTAAGTTAGAAGACGAATACAAAGTTTTTGGTACCTTGTATGACGTTGCTAGCGGTAAAACGGGTAGTCGTATCAGTCTACACCGATTTGTCCTCGGTGTGTTATTAGACGACGTATTGATTCAAGCGTCACAGCGTTTAAGTCTGATGAGTAAAGGTCGTTATATCTTGGCTCGTAAAACCGAAGGCTTTAAAGGTGCGGCAGGGCGAGGCTTGGATTTGGTGGTTGAAGATAGCTACACAGGTAAAACGCGCGATGTCGCGACATTATCAGGTGGTGAATCTTTCATGGCAGCGTTAGCGTTAGCGCTTGGTCTGTCTGATGTTGTGCAGTCTTACAGTGGTGGTATTCGTTTAGATACATTGTTTATTGATGAAGGTTTTGGCAGCTTAGATCCGGAGTCTTTGGATCTTGCGATTCAAACCTTGGTCGACTTACAGCAAACGGGTCGTATGATTGGCGTGATTTCTCACGTATCTGAGTTGAAAGAGCAAATGGCGCAGCGCATTGATGTTGAACCGTCGCGACTTGGTTCTACAGTTTCTGTGAAGTCTCAGATGGCATTTGATTCTTAA
- a CDS encoding cystatin domain-containing protein, producing the protein MKLKTVSACAILVLLVGCQQKTQDEATQPTTSADVCSTQGNMPGGWNEFDATPDAQKAMAFVLNKMETLSSFKQILSVHAQIVSGVNYAIEFELNDGSVWNTVVYRNLDGEYAITQSPKEGRFCEQ; encoded by the coding sequence ATGAAATTAAAAACAGTGTCAGCTTGCGCAATCTTGGTTTTGCTTGTCGGATGTCAGCAAAAAACTCAAGATGAAGCGACACAGCCAACAACCTCGGCAGATGTATGTAGTACACAAGGAAATATGCCAGGTGGGTGGAACGAATTCGATGCTACCCCAGACGCTCAAAAGGCAATGGCCTTTGTCCTAAACAAAATGGAAACTCTCTCTTCGTTTAAACAGATCTTGTCCGTTCATGCACAAATTGTGAGTGGTGTGAACTACGCGATAGAGTTTGAATTGAATGACGGCTCAGTTTGGAACACGGTTGTTTACCGCAACCTTGATGGTGAGTATGCGATTACGCAGTCACCGAAAGAAGGTCGTTTCTGCGAACAATAA
- a CDS encoding immunoglobulin-like domain-containing protein — MKQKALYLAVALGLSGLSNVASANEMVNPDGGVVVGYWHNWCDGAGYKGGNAPCVTLDEVDPMYNVVNVSFMKVFNTSEGRIPTFKLDPNIGLSEQQFIDQIGALNQQGRAVLIALGGADAHVELKTGDEQAFAQEIIRLTDKFGFDGLDIDLEQSAVTASDNQTVIPAALRLVKEHYQQQGKNFLITMAPEFPYLTEGGKYVPYITGLEGYYDWINPQFYNQGGDGIWVEGVGWIAQNNDALKQEFIYYISDSLSNGTRGFHKIPHDKLVFGIPSNIDAAATGFVQDPQDLYDAFDQLKAQGQALRGVMTWSVNWDMGTDKNGQAYGEKFVKDYGPFIHGQTPPPPSEGEPVFSGISDVRVHHGSSFDPYAGVTASDKEDGDLTNSITVEGSVDVNTVGTYVLVYSVKDSDNNETKQSRTVVVYSLVPEFEGVTDTTIQLGDAFDPMAGVKATDAEDGDLTDQVRVEGSVDVNVLGVYDLVYRVTDSANQTTTAQRSVIVSDGSSYPPYESGKTYEAGDIVTGSDGNLYQCKPWPYTGWCSNPSYAPGETVYWSDAWDKL, encoded by the coding sequence ATGAAGCAAAAAGCGCTATATCTAGCAGTAGCATTGGGTTTGAGTGGTCTTTCAAACGTAGCATCCGCTAATGAGATGGTGAATCCAGATGGTGGTGTCGTAGTCGGTTATTGGCATAACTGGTGCGATGGGGCTGGTTACAAGGGCGGCAATGCACCGTGCGTGACGCTGGATGAAGTTGATCCTATGTACAATGTGGTTAACGTCTCCTTTATGAAGGTGTTCAATACCAGTGAAGGCCGTATTCCAACTTTTAAGCTCGATCCAAATATTGGTCTTTCAGAACAACAATTTATTGATCAAATTGGCGCACTAAACCAACAAGGACGCGCCGTTCTTATTGCGCTTGGTGGTGCAGATGCACACGTTGAGCTGAAAACTGGCGATGAGCAAGCATTCGCTCAAGAGATCATCCGCCTTACTGATAAGTTCGGCTTTGATGGTCTGGATATCGACTTAGAGCAATCCGCAGTAACCGCGTCAGACAACCAAACAGTAATCCCAGCTGCACTTCGCCTTGTAAAAGAACACTATCAGCAACAGGGGAAAAACTTCCTAATTACGATGGCGCCTGAGTTTCCATACTTAACAGAAGGTGGCAAATACGTTCCTTATATTACTGGATTAGAAGGATACTATGATTGGATCAACCCTCAGTTTTACAACCAAGGTGGTGATGGTATTTGGGTTGAAGGTGTGGGTTGGATTGCACAAAACAATGATGCGCTAAAACAAGAATTCATTTACTACATTTCAGACTCTCTATCGAATGGTACACGTGGTTTCCACAAAATTCCGCATGACAAATTGGTGTTTGGTATTCCATCTAACATTGATGCAGCGGCAACGGGCTTTGTGCAAGACCCTCAAGATCTTTACGACGCGTTTGACCAACTTAAAGCGCAAGGGCAGGCACTTCGTGGCGTAATGACATGGTCGGTGAACTGGGATATGGGCACAGACAAGAATGGTCAGGCGTACGGTGAAAAGTTTGTGAAGGATTACGGTCCGTTTATCCATGGCCAGACTCCACCTCCGCCAAGTGAAGGCGAACCGGTGTTTAGCGGTATCAGTGATGTTCGCGTGCATCACGGTAGTTCATTTGATCCGTATGCAGGTGTTACCGCGTCTGACAAAGAAGATGGAGACCTAACTAACAGCATTACTGTTGAAGGTTCAGTTGATGTGAACACCGTTGGCACATATGTTTTGGTTTACAGTGTAAAAGACAGCGACAACAATGAAACCAAGCAAAGCAGAACAGTTGTTGTTTACAGCCTAGTGCCTGAGTTTGAAGGTGTAACGGATACGACCATACAGCTTGGTGACGCATTTGACCCAATGGCAGGCGTAAAAGCGACGGATGCAGAAGACGGTGATTTGACTGATCAAGTTCGTGTAGAGGGCAGCGTAGATGTTAACGTGCTAGGTGTCTACGACTTGGTTTACCGAGTAACGGATAGTGCAAATCAGACTACGACAGCTCAACGCTCTGTGATTGTTTCTGATGGCAGCAGTTACCCTCCGTATGAATCTGGAAAAACGTATGAGGCAGGTGACATTGTCACAGGTTCAGATGGCAACTTGTATCAATGTAAACCGTGGCCATACACTGGGTGGTGTTCAAACCCTTCTTATGCGCCTGGTGAAACCGTTTACTGGTCAGACGCATGGGATAAGTTGTAA